The proteins below come from a single Polynucleobacter sp. MWH-UH23A genomic window:
- the phnE gene encoding phosphonate ABC transporter, permease protein PhnE, whose amino-acid sequence MGWWSYLITIPLAVMTLMWAARGSQLSVAELVKGGPWVLDFLGRMLPPNWAFAEKLVTPALETIQIAIWGTLLAMVMATPLCFLAARNISPNAFVFHLVRQILNITRGINEIILALVFVAAVGLGPFAGVIALAIHGAGMLGKFFAESIEEIDQGPIEALRSTGAGPIQVIIFGVIPQVVTAWIAVCLYRFETNLRQATVLGMVGAGGIGFELVGSMKLFQYQDTATCIVVIIAMVMLADYTSNKLRAWIQHGARS is encoded by the coding sequence ATGGGGTGGTGGAGCTACTTAATAACTATCCCATTAGCAGTTATGACTTTAATGTGGGCTGCCCGTGGTAGTCAATTAAGTGTGGCTGAACTCGTCAAAGGTGGCCCTTGGGTCCTTGATTTTCTAGGTAGAATGCTTCCCCCAAATTGGGCGTTTGCGGAAAAATTAGTTACACCTGCGTTAGAAACTATACAAATTGCCATTTGGGGAACTTTGTTGGCAATGGTCATGGCAACCCCGCTATGTTTTTTAGCTGCTCGTAACATATCGCCAAATGCATTTGTATTTCATTTGGTGCGCCAAATTTTAAATATTACTCGAGGCATTAACGAAATTATTCTTGCTTTAGTTTTTGTGGCTGCTGTTGGATTAGGTCCATTTGCTGGGGTAATTGCTTTGGCAATTCATGGCGCAGGGATGTTGGGTAAATTTTTTGCAGAGTCGATAGAGGAAATTGATCAAGGTCCAATTGAGGCGCTACGATCTACTGGTGCTGGACCTATTCAAGTAATCATCTTTGGTGTTATTCCTCAGGTGGTAACAGCTTGGATAGCTGTATGTTTATACCGATTTGAAACCAATTTACGTCAGGCTACTGTTCTTGGCATGGTTGGAGCTGGTGGTATTGGATTTGAATTAGTGGGAAGCATGAAACTATTCCAGTATCAAGATACAGCCACTTGTATTGTTGTAATTATTGCAATGGTGATGCTTGCTGATTACACCTCTAATAAATTACGAGCATGGATTCAACATGGCGCAAGAAGCTAA
- the phnC gene encoding phosphonate ABC transporter ATP-binding protein encodes MIKIQGLTKRYGSFTALSDINLSVAQGEFLVVLGPSGAGKSTLLRCINRLAEPTSGEITVCGQISSSDSSSLRKLRCNVAMIFQHYNVVPRLTVLKNVLTGRLGSMPSILSWFQIFPKADIDIARQCLRRVELVDKAKLRTDTLSGGQKQRVGIARALAQNPKVILADEPVASLDPKTSRTVLNYLKQASDELGITVICNLHQVDYAKEFAQRIVGVSAGRIVYDGPPEGLTEDILQLIYPDGESEEEQSFAA; translated from the coding sequence ATGATCAAAATTCAAGGCTTAACAAAGCGCTATGGATCTTTCACAGCACTTTCAGATATAAATTTATCAGTTGCACAAGGAGAGTTCTTGGTTGTCTTGGGGCCTTCGGGTGCCGGTAAATCGACTTTGCTCAGATGCATCAATAGACTGGCAGAGCCAACTAGCGGTGAAATTACTGTTTGTGGGCAAATATCTTCATCTGATTCATCTAGTTTGCGAAAGTTACGCTGTAATGTCGCAATGATTTTTCAGCACTACAACGTAGTGCCTCGTTTAACAGTCTTAAAAAATGTTTTAACGGGCCGACTTGGTTCAATGCCCTCAATTTTGTCTTGGTTTCAAATTTTCCCAAAGGCAGATATTGACATAGCAAGACAATGTCTTCGAAGGGTGGAGCTAGTTGATAAGGCTAAATTACGGACTGATACATTATCCGGAGGTCAAAAGCAGCGTGTGGGTATAGCTCGTGCTTTGGCTCAAAACCCTAAAGTTATCCTAGCGGATGAGCCGGTGGCGAGTTTGGATCCAAAAACTTCTCGAACAGTTTTGAATTACTTAAAGCAAGCAAGTGATGAGCTGGGTATCACAGTGATCTGCAATCTTCATCAGGTTGATTATGCGAAAGAATTTGCACAGAGGATTGTTGGTGTTTCAGCTGGAAGGATAGTGTATGACGGTCCTCCTGAAGGCTTGACCGAGGATATCTTGCAACTTATATATCCAGATGGCGAATCAGAAGAAGAGCAGTCTTTCGCAGCCTGA
- the psrA gene encoding iron-containing alcohol dehydrogenase PsrA, with translation MQYQYHNPVHVHFGAGTLNNLKKILNGRTAFLVTFPEARQFGLIEKIEQLLGAQLVGVEENVFPNPDVSTLSDSYQNFWAKHAKTDVILALGGGSAIDTAKSFMVGTQSGKFDELIELLSKGALFKPHATKSLVAIPTTAGTGSEVTPWATIWDKANGKKYSLHLPETWPEAAIVDPQLMLSLPASVTLQSGLDALSHALESIWNRNANPISDTFGVSAAKGVMNILPRLMADQHNIQLRSDMALAALKAGMAFSNTKTALAHSISYDMTLQYGVPHGIACSFTLPMVLKKAIGCSQERDQVLNEIFDCDNSQAPQVLMDFLKKLGVKTDFGDYGVASTEADQMILKALDGVRGKNFIGAN, from the coding sequence ATGCAATATCAATATCATAATCCAGTCCATGTTCATTTTGGTGCTGGTACTCTCAATAATCTAAAGAAAATATTGAATGGCAGAACTGCCTTTTTAGTTACATTTCCTGAGGCAAGGCAATTTGGATTGATCGAAAAAATAGAGCAGCTTTTAGGTGCGCAACTAGTTGGAGTTGAAGAAAACGTTTTTCCAAATCCAGATGTATCTACCTTAAGTGATAGTTACCAAAATTTCTGGGCAAAGCATGCGAAGACAGATGTCATTCTTGCATTGGGGGGTGGTAGCGCTATTGATACTGCCAAGTCTTTTATGGTTGGCACTCAATCCGGAAAATTTGATGAACTAATTGAGCTGCTGTCAAAAGGTGCTTTATTTAAACCTCATGCTACCAAATCATTAGTTGCTATTCCAACAACGGCTGGTACAGGAAGTGAGGTGACTCCATGGGCAACTATTTGGGATAAAGCTAATGGGAAGAAATACTCACTGCATCTTCCGGAGACCTGGCCAGAGGCTGCAATTGTTGACCCTCAATTAATGTTGAGTCTTCCTGCAAGTGTTACTCTGCAAAGCGGTCTTGATGCTTTATCGCATGCATTAGAGTCAATTTGGAATAGAAATGCGAACCCGATTTCTGATACTTTTGGCGTTTCTGCTGCAAAAGGTGTGATGAATATCTTGCCAAGATTAATGGCCGATCAGCATAACATCCAATTGCGTTCTGATATGGCGCTCGCTGCTTTAAAAGCTGGTATGGCATTTTCAAATACGAAAACAGCATTAGCGCACTCAATTTCATATGACATGACATTGCAGTATGGCGTTCCTCATGGAATAGCATGCTCTTTTACTTTGCCAATGGTTCTGAAGAAAGCAATTGGATGTAGCCAGGAGCGTGATCAAGTCTTAAATGAAATTTTTGACTGCGACAACTCTCAGGCTCCACAGGTCCTAATGGACTTCTTGAAAAAGCTTGGTGTTAAAACAGATTTTGGAGATTATGGAGTTGCAAGCACTGAAGCTGATCAGATGATTTTGAAGGCATTAGACGGTGTTCGAGGAAAAAATTTTATCGGCGCTAATTAA
- the phnD gene encoding phosphonate ABC transporter substrate-binding protein: MFRSLLLAALLMGVGPSYAQQTELTIGLIPSEDSRAMIAQSKPMMDKLSAALGMPVKPFVAADYNGVIEALRSKRLDVAYLGPFSYVLGTTQAPIEAFAVAETKKAGRTSYQSVIITNKDSGIKSVADLKGKTFAFVDPSSTSGHLFPKAGLIKAGFNPDKDFGRVIFSGSHDSSAIAVQNKKVDAAAVADRILDAAISKGIVKQEDIVIIWKSDPIPESPTVWRKDLPPDLKKRIQAAFLEVKDIPWSDQGTLNGFHPTNDAAYNIIRETAKILNLDLKTMK, from the coding sequence ATGTTCCGGAGTTTGTTGTTGGCTGCATTGCTTATGGGGGTAGGACCTTCTTATGCCCAGCAAACAGAGTTGACCATTGGCTTGATACCTTCGGAGGATTCTCGAGCAATGATTGCGCAAAGCAAGCCAATGATGGATAAGCTATCTGCAGCGCTAGGTATGCCAGTTAAACCTTTTGTGGCGGCAGACTACAACGGTGTCATTGAGGCACTTCGCTCAAAGCGCCTTGATGTCGCATATCTTGGGCCTTTTTCATATGTTTTAGGAACAACCCAGGCGCCAATCGAAGCATTTGCTGTTGCTGAGACAAAAAAGGCAGGTAGAACCTCATATCAAAGTGTAATCATTACCAATAAGGATAGTGGAATCAAATCCGTTGCTGATTTGAAGGGGAAAACATTCGCTTTTGTCGATCCAAGTTCTACGTCAGGACATTTATTTCCAAAGGCCGGGTTAATTAAGGCAGGGTTTAATCCAGATAAAGATTTTGGTAGGGTGATTTTTTCTGGCTCACATGATTCCAGTGCAATTGCAGTTCAAAACAAGAAGGTTGACGCAGCAGCAGTTGCCGACAGAATTCTTGATGCAGCGATTAGTAAGGGCATCGTTAAGCAAGAAGACATTGTCATTATTTGGAAGTCAGATCCAATTCCCGAGTCTCCAACTGTATGGCGTAAAGATTTACCACCGGATTTGAAAAAACGTATTCAAGCAGCATTTTTAGAGGTTAAAGATATTCCTTGGTCTGATCAAGGGACGCTCAACGGATTTCATCCGACAAATGATGCTGCCTATAACATCATTCGCGAGACAGCCAAAATCCTCAACCTTGATTTGAAGACAATGAAATGA